The Desulfobulbaceae bacterium DNA window GTCACGGCGCTGTTTGGGTTAGGAAAAGTTTTTTTTGAGTTTGCTCCGCAGGCGGAGGACTGCCTTGCTGTGCATCTGAGAGATGCGGGATTCGGTGTAGTCCAGGACCAGGCCGATTTCTTTCATGGTTAGTTCTTCGAAATAGTAAAGAGAGATGACGAGCTGTTCTTTGTGGCTTAACTCGCTGACAGCTTGGGCCACAAGGTCACGGATTTGTGAAAAGCTGAGAGCCAAGAAGGGGTCGAGACTGTCTTGTTCCATGAAATCCGAGAAGTTTGAACCCCGTAGATCTGTTGAGTTCTGCGTTAAAAGGTCAATGTCCATGAAGGATATTGATTTTGTCTCGTCAAGGAGCTTGTGGAATTCATCAAGGGAGATGTTCATGGTCTGAGCCATCTCCTCGTCCGTGGCTGACCTCCCTAGCTTTTGTTCCATGGTGGAGGTGGCGTGTTCCAGTTGGTGGATTTTTCCTCGCACCGAGCGGGGAACCCAGTCCAAGGACCTGAGTTCGTCGAGCATGGCCCCTTTGATCCGGAATTCGGCGTAGGTCTTGAATTGGACGTTTTTGGTGATGTCAAATTTGTCGATGGAGTCGATGAGGCCGATTATGCCCGAGCTGATCAGGTCGTCAAGGGAGATGTTGGTAGGCAACCTTGAGGCGAGGCGGGTGGCGATATACTTGATGAGCGGGGTATATGTGAGAATCAACTCGTCACGTTTTTCAGCGGTGAGTTGGCCTGAGCCATTAAAATAGGCTCGGGTATAATCCTTAAATTTTTGTGGGTGCGGCTTGGGCATGGGGTAGTCAAAGTTGCCGAATTGTTGTTGGTAAGATAGGTTAACAGTTAACAGTTATCGGTTATCGGTTTACAGTTGAAAGATTTATGGTCAGTCATTAACCATCGCATGATGCCTGTCAGTGTGTGCTTAGCCTCTGATAGGCATCACTCACCGCTCACTGCTCACTGCTCACTGCTCACTGTTAACCGCTAACCGCTTTTATGAGAACTGAGGCCAGAAAAATTTGATGTTGCCATCGGTTGTAGCTACAGGCTGGGTTTCGGACAGCTGCTGGGCGATTTTGGCAAACATTCGGCTGGCTGGGGTATCGGGAAAGAGTTCAGAGACCAGCCGTTGGTTTCTGACCGCAGTTATCAACTTCTTATCATAGGGAATATGGCCCAGGAAGTCCAGAGAAAGTGTCCCAAGAAATTGGTCGCAGACCAGGCTTAGCTGGCGGAAGACAGCCAGAGCCTCTCTTTCTGAGGCGGCCTGGTTGACGACGATAGAAAAGCGTTTGACATCGTGGCGGGTAGAGAGGACTTTGATCAATGCGTATGCATCGGTGAGCGAGGTCGGTTCCGGGGTGAGGAGGACGATCCGCTCTTGGGCCGCTAGATTGAAATAGACTACATTGGCGTTGATGCCGGCTGCTGTGTCGATCAGCATGATGTCGAGCTTTTGATTTAACTCCTCCATCTCGGAGAGAAAATAGAGTTTTTGAGCCTCTGTGAGATTTGCCAGTTCCATGATTCCTGAACTGCCCGGTAGAATCAAAATACCAGCAGGGCCAGTAATCATCACTTCCTTTAACGTTTTTTCCCCGGAGAACATATGATGCAGATTGTATTTGGGGGTAAGGCCCAAGAGGATGTCGACATTGGCCAGATTCAGGTCAGCATCAAGGACAAGGACCTTTTTTCCTCTTTTAGCCAGAGAGTAGGCCAGATTGGTGGTCAGGTTGCTCTTGCCGACGCCGCCTTTGCCGCTGGTGATACAGATTACCCGTGGCTGAGGGCCACCGATGACAGCAGTTGGGTGGGGCATGGTGCGGCGCATCAACTTCTCTAAGGTGTCGGCTTGGGTCATAGGGGTCTTCCTTGTTGGTAGCTGGTGGTGATGCAGCTTAGTTAGCCAGGTAGTGCCTGGATCTGGCAGTCAGAAACGGTTCGGCGGCGGCCCATCCGTCCTTGAATAGGGTGTCCAGGAGATTCTTGGAAGCGGCGAGAAAGTCTTCCGGGACTCGCTGACCTGTTGACAGGAACGAGATCGGTAGCTTTGAGGCCACTACTTGTTGACAGATGGCGGCGTAGGCCCTGGTTTCGTCCAGTTTGGTCAAAATGAGACCTGCTGTGGATAATGGGCTGTAGGCGTCAACGATGGCTTGGAGGTCCTCTTTCTTTGCGGTTGCACTTAAGACCAGGTAGGGCATGATGCTGGGGCATGGGGAAAACCAGGCCTGGAGTTCTTGGATGTGGGTCTGGTCATAGGGACTTTTACCTGCTGTATCGATAATGATTATGTCTTTATCGTGGTGACGTTCCAGGGCCTTGGTCAAGTCCTGCTGGCGAAGAACAATCTCGCAGGGCAGGCGCATGATTTTGGCGTAAGTACGTAGTTGGTCAGTGGCGCCAATCCGGTAGCAATCCATGGACAGGAGTGTTACCCGCAGGCCCTGCCTGAGACTGTGCCAGGCAGCCAGTTTGGCGGCGGTGGTGGTTTTTCCCACTCCGGTAGCGCCAACCAGGGCGATTATCCTTGGCGCGTGATCTGGAGCCACTTCTTGGTCGCTTGCCGGAAGTCTCCCCTCAGGGTCGCTTATCCGAAGTCTCCCCTCAGGGTCGCTTATCTGAATCTTATCGATGAGTTCATCTCGCCATTCCCTGACTTTAACTGGATCAAGTTGGGGCAGTGGAGTTTTTGATGCCTTTATCTGGGAAGGGGTTTGTCGGTAACGGACAGCAGGTTGTTTGTCCTGAGCCCCACCCTGTTTCAGCAGATCAGCGAATCGCAGTCGCAGGTCATGTGATTCCAGGTGGGGATGATTTGTTTCTTTTACTGCTGCAACCGGGGTTTTGGTCGTAGGTTTGATGGGGATCTCTGCCGGGGACGAGCGACGGACTGTTTTGTATCCATAGGCTTGAGTGGAAGCGGAAGAAGGCTTCTCTTCCGCCATTGCTTCGATTTCGTCGAGATCGTAATCCATGGCGGCTACGACTTCAATCCGGGATCTGCCGCCTTTTGTTTCCGGGGCAAGGGAACGGGTGGCCAGGATGATGGCGTCTTCTCCTAGTTCACGCTTGACCATGTCCATGGCGGATTGGGTATCTCTGGCTTCGAATCGTTTTATGCGCATGGCTTTGGGCAAGTCACTCGGTAGGTTATGAGGAAACGGGTTGGAATCATCGGTGCTTGTCGCTCATGATTATTCACAGATAAATCCAAGGAGTCAGCTGTGAGCTGATTTGTGTCAAAGGCCTGCCCTTCGGCTGTGAATTGCATAGAGTCATATGTGTTGGTCTCAGGGGTCATTGCTTTGGATTGACCTCAATGGTGCCGAGCGAACGAATCTGGATTTGGCCGGAAAGTTCGTTGTTGGAGAGAATAATGACCTGGGGCATGAAACGTTCAAGCAGGTGGCGCAGGTGGCGACGAATTACGGGTGTGCAGAGGATAATGGGTTGATAGCCGTCATTGGTAACCTTTTCCACTAGGGATTGTGCCCCTTCGATTATCCGCTGGGCCAGGTTTGGTTCCAGGTTCAGGTAAACCCCCTGGTCGGTTTTCTGGATCGATTCGCGGATGAAATCTTCAACTTTATGGGCAAGGGTCAGAACCGACAGCTTGCCATCGTCGTCAGTGAGTGCGCTGACGATGGATCTGGCCAGTTTCTGGCGCACGTACTCAGTCAGGATTGAGGTGTCTTTGGTCATGGGCGCATAATCGGCCAATGTCTCGGTGATGGTCAGCAGATCGCGGATAGAGACCCGTTCTCGGAGCAGGTTTTGCAGGACCTTTTGCAGTGAGCCTAAGGGCAGGGCGCCAGGTATTAGTTCTTCAACGATTTTAGGGTGGGTCTTGGCCAGGTTGTCCAGCAGCTTCTGGGTGTCCTGGCGGCCAAGGAGTTCGTCGGCGTGCGAGCGCAGGATTTCGGTCAGATGGGTGGCGATAACGGTAGAGGGATCGACCACGGTGTAGCCTGCCAGTTGAGCTTCGTCCTTCATGTTGTCGGTAATCCACAAGGCCGGTAGGCCAAAGGCGGGCTCCTTGGTGGGGATGCCGTCAATCTGGCGTTTGGCAGAACCTGAGTCCATGGCCAGTTGGTAGCCCATCATCACTTCTCCACGGGCGATCTCGACCCCTTTCAGCAGCAGGATATACTCGTCCGGGTTGATCTGCAGATTGTCGCGGACGTGGAGTGAGGGGATCACCATGCCCATATCCATGGCGAATTGCCGGCGGATGCCTCGGATTCGTTCGAGAAGGTCTCCTTTTTGGGATTCATCGACTAAGGGGATGAGCCCGTAGCCCACTTCAAGTTGCAGCGTGTCCAAGGCCAGCAGGGCTTCGACCGTTTCTGGCGAGCCGGGGAGCGGGGCCACTGCCGCTTTCTTCTCTTCTTCTTTTGTGGTGGCCTCGACCAGGGCTTTCTGTTGGAAGGTGAAGTAGGCAATTGCCCCCATCAGGGCTGCCAGAATCAGAAATGAGGCGTGGGGTAGTCCTGGCACCAAACCAAAAATGCCGATGATGACGGCTGAGACAGCCAGAGCCTGGGGTTGCAGGCCGAACTGCTTGGCGAATTCGGCTCCCATGCTCATGTCCGAGGCGGCCCTGCTGACGATGATGCCAGCGGCGGTGGAGATGATCAGTGATGGGATTTGGGAAACCAAGCCATCGCCGATGGTGAGCATGGTATACGTTTCCAACGCTTGGAAGATATTCATCCCTTGGAGCACGGCGCCGACAAACAGACCGCCCAGGATATTGATGACCATGATAATAATGCTGGCGATGGCCTCTCCGCGAACGAATTTAGCCGAACCGTCCATGGCTCCGTAGAATTCCGCCTCTTGGGAGATCATCGCCCGGCGTTTTTTTGCCACCTCTTCGTCGATCAGGCCGGCGTTTAAGTCGGCGTCAATGGCCATCTGTTTGCCGGGCATGGCGTCGAGGGTGAAGCGGGCGGCCACTTCAGCGATTCGGCCCGACCCTTTGGTGATAACGATGAAGTTGATCAGGACCATGATCAGAAAGATGATCAGTCCCACCGTGTAGTTGCCGCTGACTACGAAATTGCCGAAGGAGTTGATGACCTCTCCCACCGCGCCTTCTCCCTCATGGCCGTGGAGCAGGATGAGGCGGGTCGAGGCTAAGTTAAGGGAGAGTCGGTAGAGGGTGGAGATCAGCAGGATGGATGGGAATGATGAAAAGTCCAGGGGATTGGTATTGTACATCGCCATCAATAGGATGACCAGGCCCATGGTGATGCTGATCGACAGCAGCAGATCGAGCAAAAAAGTAGGCAGCGGCACGATCATTACCATCAGGATGGCAACTACGCCAAAGGCGACTACCATGCTGGAGGCATCCAGATTAATGGCCTGGATTCCGCTTTTTGTTTCGGTTGGTTCTGCCATGAGTTTTATGGGACTGCTTTATGCCGCTTTTTTCTTTCTGGTGCCGAATACATATGCCAGTACTTCGGCTACTGCCTGGAAGAGGTCTTCCGGGATCGGTTTGTTAATCTCTGCCATTTTGAACAGGGCTTGGGCTAAGGGCTTGTTTTCAATCAGTGGCACTCCGTTTTCACCGGCGATCTCTCGAATTCTTGCGGCAATTGCTCCTGCCCCTTTGGCTACCACGAGCGGTGCCGCCATGGTTTGTGGCTCGTAGCGTAGGGCAATGGCCAGCCGGGTGGGGTTGGTGATGACCACATCAGCCTTGGGGACTTCGGTCATCATTCTCTGGCGGGCCATCTGCATCTGAATGGCGCGGATGCGGCCCTTGACCTGGGGGTCACCTTCGGTGCTCTTGGCCTCCTCTTTAACCTCCTGTTTGGTCATTTTCATCTTCTTCATGAATTGCCAGCGTTGGAAGGTGTAGTCGAGGATGGCGAGGAGCGCGATGACCAAGGCGCATTTTAAGAAAATCCAGAAGGCGGTTTCACTGGCAAAGGCCATGATCTGGTAAGGTTCCTTGTCCATCAGCGGCATGAATTCGGGTAGCGCCTCATAGGTCTCGGCAAAGGCAACATAGCCGATCAGTCCGATTTTCAGCAATGATTTAATCAGATCGGCCAGGGCTTGCATCGAGAACTTGCGGGCAAAGCCGGAGATGGGGTCGATTTTCTGCAGGTCCGGGGTGATCTTTTCTGCGGTGAAAATGACGCCGACCTGGGCATAGTTGGCAATCAATGCAGTCAGGAATACGGCCCCCAGCACTGGCGCGGAAACCAAGGCCATATGAAGCATGGTTTCTTTGACCAAGGCCGTAAATGTGGCTGAAGATAGGCGGATGGTGTCGGAGGCTGCGAGATAGTGGC harbors:
- a CDS encoding FliA/WhiG family RNA polymerase sigma factor, producing MPKPHPQKFKDYTRAYFNGSGQLTAEKRDELILTYTPLIKYIATRLASRLPTNISLDDLISSGIIGLIDSIDKFDITKNVQFKTYAEFRIKGAMLDELRSLDWVPRSVRGKIHQLEHATSTMEQKLGRSATDEEMAQTMNISLDEFHKLLDETKSISFMDIDLLTQNSTDLRGSNFSDFMEQDSLDPFLALSFSQIRDLVAQAVSELSHKEQLVISLYYFEELTMKEIGLVLDYTESRISQMHSKAVLRLRSKLKKNFS
- a CDS encoding MinD/ParA family protein, encoding MTQADTLEKLMRRTMPHPTAVIGGPQPRVICITSGKGGVGKSNLTTNLAYSLAKRGKKVLVLDADLNLANVDILLGLTPKYNLHHMFSGEKTLKEVMITGPAGILILPGSSGIMELANLTEAQKLYFLSEMEELNQKLDIMLIDTAAGINANVVYFNLAAQERIVLLTPEPTSLTDAYALIKVLSTRHDVKRFSIVVNQAASEREALAVFRQLSLVCDQFLGTLSLDFLGHIPYDKKLITAVRNQRLVSELFPDTPASRMFAKIAQQLSETQPVATTDGNIKFFWPQFS
- the flhF gene encoding flagellar biosynthesis protein FlhF — protein: MRIKRFEARDTQSAMDMVKRELGEDAIILATRSLAPETKGGRSRIEVVAAMDYDLDEIEAMAEEKPSSASTQAYGYKTVRRSSPAEIPIKPTTKTPVAAVKETNHPHLESHDLRLRFADLLKQGGAQDKQPAVRYRQTPSQIKASKTPLPQLDPVKVREWRDELIDKIQISDPEGRLRISDPEGRLPASDQEVAPDHAPRIIALVGATGVGKTTTAAKLAAWHSLRQGLRVTLLSMDCYRIGATDQLRTYAKIMRLPCEIVLRQQDLTKALERHHDKDIIIIDTAGKSPYDQTHIQELQAWFSPCPSIMPYLVLSATAKKEDLQAIVDAYSPLSTAGLILTKLDETRAYAAICQQVVASKLPISFLSTGQRVPEDFLAASKNLLDTLFKDGWAAAEPFLTARSRHYLAN
- the flhA gene encoding flagellar biosynthesis protein FlhA — encoded protein: MAEPTETKSGIQAINLDASSMVVAFGVVAILMVMIVPLPTFLLDLLLSISITMGLVILLMAMYNTNPLDFSSFPSILLISTLYRLSLNLASTRLILLHGHEGEGAVGEVINSFGNFVVSGNYTVGLIIFLIMVLINFIVITKGSGRIAEVAARFTLDAMPGKQMAIDADLNAGLIDEEVAKKRRAMISQEAEFYGAMDGSAKFVRGEAIASIIIMVINILGGLFVGAVLQGMNIFQALETYTMLTIGDGLVSQIPSLIISTAAGIIVSRAASDMSMGAEFAKQFGLQPQALAVSAVIIGIFGLVPGLPHASFLILAALMGAIAYFTFQQKALVEATTKEEEKKAAVAPLPGSPETVEALLALDTLQLEVGYGLIPLVDESQKGDLLERIRGIRRQFAMDMGMVIPSLHVRDNLQINPDEYILLLKGVEIARGEVMMGYQLAMDSGSAKRQIDGIPTKEPAFGLPALWITDNMKDEAQLAGYTVVDPSTVIATHLTEILRSHADELLGRQDTQKLLDNLAKTHPKIVEELIPGALPLGSLQKVLQNLLRERVSIRDLLTITETLADYAPMTKDTSILTEYVRQKLARSIVSALTDDDGKLSVLTLAHKVEDFIRESIQKTDQGVYLNLEPNLAQRIIEGAQSLVEKVTNDGYQPIILCTPVIRRHLRHLLERFMPQVIILSNNELSGQIQIRSLGTIEVNPKQ
- the flhB gene encoding flagellar biosynthesis protein FlhB; protein product: MADESSGQEKTESPTSRRLQEARNKGDIAKSIEVPSAAVLLVSLMTIYVSRHFIMQNLSQMTRHYLAASDTIRLSSATFTALVKETMLHMALVSAPVLGAVFLTALIANYAQVGVIFTAEKITPDLQKIDPISGFARKFSMQALADLIKSLLKIGLIGYVAFAETYEALPEFMPLMDKEPYQIMAFASETAFWIFLKCALVIALLAILDYTFQRWQFMKKMKMTKQEVKEEAKSTEGDPQVKGRIRAIQMQMARQRMMTEVPKADVVITNPTRLAIALRYEPQTMAAPLVVAKGAGAIAARIREIAGENGVPLIENKPLAQALFKMAEINKPIPEDLFQAVAEVLAYVFGTRKKKAA